One stretch of Balneola sp. MJW-20 DNA includes these proteins:
- the folE2 gene encoding GTP cyclohydrolase FolE2 has product MISDQVKRVYDPTFTVTPDYKDSLPDLQNGPASLIEGANVPIQQVGISDFKLPLKFRRRDGEPLTLEASVDGYVSLDMDKKGINMSRIMRTFYKFKDEVFHLDILEEILKAYKEDLESQESFLRVSFNYPMMMDSLRSDMKGYQYYRVSLEGSLDNYDRFQKFMHLDFEYSSACPCSYELAEHAREDRGVAAIPHSQRSVANVTVALKDEFFVEDLVQICRNSLKTETQVMVKREDEQAFAELNGAYQKFVEDAARLLYDELDSYNSIHDFVVKCIHMESLHSHDAVSRICKGLPNGLR; this is encoded by the coding sequence ATGATATCTGATCAAGTTAAAAGAGTCTATGATCCAACATTTACAGTAACTCCTGACTACAAAGATTCACTGCCGGATCTGCAGAATGGTCCAGCATCTTTGATTGAAGGTGCTAATGTACCTATACAGCAGGTGGGTATATCAGATTTTAAATTACCACTGAAATTTAGACGAAGAGATGGGGAACCGCTTACTCTTGAAGCTTCTGTAGACGGGTATGTAAGCCTTGATATGGATAAGAAGGGAATCAATATGAGCCGTATCATGCGGACCTTCTACAAGTTTAAGGATGAGGTATTCCATCTCGATATTCTGGAAGAGATTCTGAAAGCGTACAAGGAAGATCTGGAGTCTCAGGAATCTTTTCTTCGTGTGAGCTTTAATTACCCGATGATGATGGACAGCCTTCGGTCAGATATGAAAGGATATCAGTATTACCGGGTATCTCTGGAAGGAAGTCTGGATAATTACGACCGCTTCCAGAAGTTCATGCATCTTGATTTTGAATATTCAAGCGCTTGTCCTTGCTCCTATGAGCTGGCAGAACACGCAAGAGAAGACAGGGGAGTAGCTGCGATCCCGCACAGTCAGAGATCAGTAGCAAATGTTACGGTAGCATTAAAAGACGAGTTTTTCGTGGAAGACCTGGTTCAGATCTGCAGAAATTCCCTTAAGACCGAAACTCAGGTTATGGTCAAAAGAGAGGACGAGCAGGCGTTTGCTGAACTCAATGGTGCCTATCAAAAATTCGTGGAAGATGCAGCCAGATTGCTATATGATGAACTAGATAGCTATAACAGCATCCACGACTTCGTTGTTAAATGTATTCATATGGAAAGCCTGCACAGCCATGACGCGGTCAGCCGCATCTGCAAAGGTCTGCCAAACGGGCTACGATGA
- a CDS encoding DinB family protein — MPKKNKKIRRKLAEHLDGGQAYAKIEDLLDAIPFEKLGIRPSGLPYSFYEQFWHLNLAQKDIVEFTRDPDYKSPHWPDGYWPMEQAPTDQQEWEEIKEDFFETRKEFRKILLDKENYLTRKFDHGTGQNLIREALLVLEHNAYHTGQLLLIARLLKVYPS, encoded by the coding sequence ATGCCGAAGAAGAATAAGAAGATACGTCGGAAATTAGCAGAACATCTGGATGGTGGTCAGGCTTATGCAAAAATTGAAGATCTTCTGGATGCTATTCCCTTTGAAAAACTGGGAATACGCCCATCAGGACTTCCTTACTCATTCTATGAGCAATTCTGGCACCTAAACCTTGCACAAAAAGATATTGTGGAATTCACCAGGGATCCTGATTACAAATCACCACACTGGCCCGACGGATACTGGCCTATGGAGCAGGCTCCGACCGACCAACAGGAGTGGGAAGAAATTAAAGAGGATTTTTTCGAAACCAGAAAGGAATTCAGAAAAATACTCTTGGATAAGGAAAATTATCTTACCCGTAAGTTTGACCACGGTACCGGACAGAATCTGATAAGAGAAGCATTATTAGTGCTGGAGCATAACGCCTACCATACCGGACAGTTGTTACTTATCGCCCGACTCCTGAAGGTTTATCCCTCATAG
- a CDS encoding multifunctional oxoglutarate decarboxylase/oxoglutarate dehydrogenase thiamine pyrophosphate-binding subunit/dihydrolipoyllysine-residue succinyltransferase subunit, producing MKSLEAVFGPNSALVEELYEQYKTSPETVPDHWKRYFDELEGKPVEKQVTEDVVDEAPVQTNGTAVKEAPAKSPEKKTDTDVKIPEGAELEKIKGVATKIVENMDLSLEVPTATSLRVLPVKMMIEDRTIVNRHLLQHNEPKASFTHFIAWAVVRALKEYPNINNYYAQKDGNHFKVKPGSVNLGIAVDLQAKDGSRNLVVPNIKGVDKMNFKEFLYAYAELIDKARNGNLQIEDFQNTTISVTNPGTIGTVSSVPRLMQGQGAIIATGAIDYPSEYRAMSKEVLNELGVSKVMTITCTYDHRVIQGAESGSFLKKVDDLLSGEEDFYDGIFSDLDIPYEPIPYGKDQYTGAAGGKVNTLEQDRRAVGVWRLINMYRMRGHVLADLDPLGTEPGHNPELDLEYYGLSLWDLDREFYCSGLGGQEKAPLREIIRLLRDTYCGNIGAEHMHLLDLDERKWLRETMESSSNQADLTKDDKREILHKLNQAMAFEEFLHKKYIGHKRFSLEGNDTLIPIIHFMLEKAGMHDIDKVFLGMAHRGRLNILVNIMNKPYHRVFAEFEGNIDPDSIQGSGDVKYHLGAKGKHKAKNDKEIELQLMPNPSHLEAVNPVVEGASRAMQDHMEAEEPQKKVLPVLMHGDAAFAGQGVVAETLNMSQLEGYKTGGTIHIIINNQIGFTTLPKDGRSTEYASDLAKMILAPIFHVNGDRPEAAVHAIQMAVDYRQKFGKDVIIDLIGYRKHGHNEGDEPAFTQPGMYKEINDHAPVRDIYTEFLVKNGELTKEETQQIFDEFDELLQEAFEDAKKAPKLEVTSNLIDRTETPQEKWDEYPDTTYSADGLKEIAVQINTVPKDFDANPKLLKQLAKRADIVDKNEKKIDWGFAELLAFGSVLKDGQTIRLTGQDVERGTFSHRHAVLHGTQTSQKFTPLNNLSEDQAKFHVHNSLLSEFAALGFEFGYSAEQRDALVIWEAQFGDFANGAQIIIDQFVSSSEAKWGQKSNILMNLPHGYEGQGPEHSSARLERFLQLCAEDNMQVMNLTTPAQYYHMLRRQAKQENKRPGILMTPKSLLRHPMATSNTEELANGRFMPFIPDNEVTDPERIVICSGKVYYDLLKYREEKEIKNVAIARLEQFYPFPNKDVADYLKEHQNAKEVIWCQEEPKNMGAWTFIAPRLMNTLAKGQNLNYAGRQASASPAAGQKKIHEAEQDKLVSDAIDI from the coding sequence TTGAAATCACTCGAAGCTGTTTTTGGCCCCAACTCCGCACTCGTAGAAGAACTATATGAACAATACAAAACCAGCCCGGAAACAGTCCCGGATCACTGGAAGCGTTACTTTGATGAACTCGAGGGTAAACCTGTTGAGAAACAAGTAACGGAAGATGTTGTTGATGAAGCGCCGGTTCAGACTAACGGTACTGCCGTTAAGGAAGCTCCTGCAAAAAGTCCGGAGAAAAAAACCGATACCGATGTAAAGATCCCGGAAGGTGCTGAACTGGAGAAGATCAAAGGGGTTGCCACGAAGATCGTCGAAAATATGGACCTGAGTCTTGAGGTTCCTACAGCGACTTCTCTGAGGGTACTTCCGGTTAAAATGATGATCGAAGACCGGACCATTGTAAACCGTCATTTATTACAGCATAATGAACCTAAGGCATCCTTTACTCATTTTATAGCCTGGGCGGTTGTTCGTGCGCTTAAAGAATATCCGAATATCAATAATTACTACGCACAAAAAGACGGCAATCATTTTAAAGTGAAGCCTGGGAGCGTAAATCTGGGTATTGCTGTTGATCTGCAGGCAAAAGACGGTTCCAGAAACCTGGTGGTCCCCAATATAAAAGGGGTTGATAAAATGAACTTTAAAGAGTTTCTGTATGCCTATGCAGAACTCATTGACAAGGCCCGTAACGGGAACCTGCAGATCGAAGATTTTCAAAATACCACGATCAGTGTTACCAACCCCGGCACGATCGGAACTGTATCTTCTGTACCCCGTTTAATGCAGGGTCAGGGAGCTATCATTGCAACCGGAGCCATCGACTACCCTTCGGAGTACCGGGCTATGTCTAAAGAGGTGCTTAATGAACTGGGAGTCAGTAAGGTAATGACCATTACCTGTACTTATGATCACAGAGTCATACAGGGTGCTGAATCAGGCTCATTCCTGAAGAAGGTCGATGACCTGCTCAGCGGAGAGGAAGACTTTTATGACGGTATATTCTCGGACCTGGATATTCCTTATGAGCCTATCCCTTATGGGAAAGATCAGTATACCGGAGCAGCAGGTGGAAAAGTTAACACGCTGGAACAGGATCGCCGGGCCGTTGGTGTGTGGAGACTGATCAATATGTACCGCATGCGGGGACATGTACTTGCAGATCTTGATCCGCTTGGAACGGAGCCGGGACATAATCCAGAACTAGATCTTGAATATTACGGATTGTCCCTGTGGGATCTGGACCGTGAGTTTTATTGCAGCGGACTTGGCGGACAGGAGAAAGCTCCTCTTCGTGAGATCATCCGATTACTCAGAGACACCTATTGCGGTAATATTGGTGCTGAGCATATGCACCTGCTTGATCTTGATGAGAGAAAGTGGCTCCGGGAAACGATGGAGTCCAGCAGCAATCAGGCTGATCTCACCAAAGACGACAAGAGAGAGATACTGCACAAGCTGAATCAGGCCATGGCTTTTGAAGAATTTCTCCACAAGAAATATATAGGCCACAAACGATTCTCTCTGGAAGGGAATGATACTCTCATCCCTATCATACACTTCATGCTTGAAAAAGCCGGAATGCACGATATTGATAAAGTATTCCTGGGTATGGCACACCGCGGCAGACTGAATATCCTGGTTAATATCATGAACAAGCCTTACCACAGGGTATTTGCTGAATTTGAAGGAAATATTGATCCTGATTCTATTCAGGGATCCGGTGATGTTAAATATCACCTGGGAGCCAAAGGAAAGCATAAGGCAAAAAATGATAAGGAGATCGAACTTCAGCTAATGCCGAACCCTTCACATCTTGAAGCGGTGAATCCGGTTGTAGAAGGTGCAAGCCGCGCAATGCAGGATCATATGGAAGCTGAAGAGCCTCAAAAGAAAGTACTACCGGTATTGATGCATGGTGATGCCGCATTTGCAGGACAGGGTGTAGTGGCCGAGACATTAAATATGTCGCAGCTGGAAGGTTATAAAACCGGCGGAACCATTCACATCATTATCAACAATCAGATCGGCTTTACTACCCTTCCTAAAGATGGCCGTTCCACCGAATATGCCTCCGATCTGGCTAAGATGATCCTGGCTCCGATCTTTCATGTAAACGGTGACCGACCGGAAGCTGCAGTCCATGCAATACAGATGGCAGTTGACTATCGTCAGAAGTTCGGTAAAGATGTGATCATTGACCTGATCGGCTATCGAAAGCATGGCCACAACGAAGGTGACGAACCGGCATTCACTCAGCCGGGTATGTACAAGGAGATCAATGATCATGCACCTGTACGGGACATCTATACCGAATTCCTGGTTAAGAACGGTGAACTCACCAAAGAAGAGACTCAGCAGATCTTTGATGAATTTGATGAACTGCTTCAGGAAGCCTTTGAAGATGCCAAAAAAGCACCAAAACTTGAAGTGACCTCCAATCTGATAGACCGAACTGAAACTCCTCAGGAGAAATGGGATGAGTATCCTGATACCACTTACTCTGCTGACGGACTGAAAGAGATCGCGGTTCAGATCAATACGGTACCAAAAGATTTTGATGCCAATCCTAAGTTGTTAAAACAGCTTGCAAAAAGAGCTGATATCGTTGATAAGAATGAGAAAAAGATCGACTGGGGATTTGCCGAGTTGCTCGCATTTGGCTCTGTTCTGAAAGACGGACAGACCATTCGACTGACCGGTCAGGATGTGGAAAGAGGCACCTTCTCTCACCGTCATGCCGTATTGCATGGTACTCAGACCAGTCAGAAATTTACCCCTTTGAATAACTTATCTGAGGATCAGGCAAAATTCCATGTACACAATTCACTGCTTAGTGAGTTTGCAGCTCTTGGTTTTGAGTTCGGTTACAGTGCTGAGCAGAGAGATGCCCTGGTGATTTGGGAGGCTCAGTTCGGTGATTTTGCTAACGGTGCACAGATCATTATAGATCAGTTTGTTTCCTCGAGTGAAGCTAAATGGGGTCAGAAGTCTAATATCCTGATGAACCTTCCACACGGATATGAGGGGCAAGGACCTGAGCACTCCTCAGCAAGGCTTGAACGATTCCTTCAGCTTTGTGCCGAAGACAATATGCAGGTCATGAACCTTACCACACCAGCTCAGTATTATCATATGCTGAGACGTCAGGCTAAGCAGGAGAATAAAAGGCCCGGTATACTCATGACACCGAAAAGCCTGTTGCGTCACCCGATGGCAACTTCCAATACTGAGGAGCTGGCTAACGGTAGATTTATGCCATTTATCCCTGATAATGAGGTGACAGATCCTGAGCGTATAGTGATCTGTTCAGGAAAGGTCTACTATGATCTGCTTAAATACAGAGAAGAGAAAGAGATTAAGAACGTTGCTATTGCAAGGCTTGAGCAATTCTATCCATTCCCAAACAAAGATGTAGCAGATTACCTGAAAGAGCATCAGAATGCCAAGGAAGTGATCTGGTGTCAGGAAGAACCTAAAAATATGGGTGCCTGGACCTTTATAGCTCCAAGACTGATGAATACTCTGGCTAAAGGCCAAAACCTGAATTATGCAGGCCGTCAGGCATCTGCCTCACCAGCAGCAGGCCAGAAAAAGATCCACGAGGCTGAGCAGGATAAGCTTGTTTCAGATGCTATAGATATCTGA
- a CDS encoding M3 family oligoendopeptidase, whose product MNNTPEKALNGAENIRWDLSDLYSSNADPALKSDKELLLKKADQFASAYRGKVSDLKPSAFNEMLQEYESILDLSGKIGSFAYLQWSTNTSNTDYGKLVAESDELSSEVSQKLVFLDVEWLNIPEEDAEKLINSDALSGYRHYLESSRRYKEHILEEKQEQILSAKSVTGRSAWVRFFDETLGAAKFELDGKELTEQETLSKLHESDRSLRKKAHASLTQTFQDLSRSLTFIFNTLLADKSTNDKLRDYPTWISSRNLANKTSDETVDALVKSVTGKYELVQRYYRLKKELLGLDVMYDYDRYAPLIENEATIKWDSARDMVLDSYSGFHPEMGSIARKFFDENWIDAAISTGKRGGAYSASTVPSVHPYVFMNFDGKIRDVQTLAHELGHGVHQFLSRQQGVLQASTPLTTAETASVFGEMLVFQKLLKELDDPKEKLGLLVGKIDDTIATVFRQISMNRFEHAMHTARREEGELTKERFSELWMEQQRALYGDSVELTDEYGIWWSYIPHFLHTPGYVYAYAFGELLVLALYEEYKSRPEGFADRYMGLLSAGGSEWPDKLVGRMGLDITKPDFWDQGLRSFEAMVDEAEKMAELVG is encoded by the coding sequence ATGAATAATACCCCTGAAAAAGCATTGAACGGCGCTGAAAATATACGCTGGGATCTGAGCGATCTGTACTCCTCCAATGCCGACCCGGCACTGAAATCTGACAAAGAACTGCTCCTTAAAAAAGCCGATCAGTTTGCATCCGCATACCGGGGAAAGGTATCGGATCTGAAGCCCTCAGCATTCAATGAAATGCTTCAGGAATATGAGTCCATTTTGGATCTGTCCGGGAAGATCGGGTCTTTTGCCTACTTACAGTGGTCTACAAACACTTCCAATACCGACTATGGAAAACTGGTAGCCGAATCGGATGAACTGTCATCCGAAGTATCTCAGAAACTGGTTTTTCTAGATGTAGAGTGGCTGAATATTCCGGAGGAAGACGCTGAAAAGCTTATTAATAGTGATGCATTATCAGGTTATCGTCATTATCTCGAATCATCCCGGCGCTATAAAGAGCATATTCTGGAGGAAAAACAGGAACAGATTCTTTCCGCAAAATCTGTGACCGGAAGGTCAGCCTGGGTTCGGTTTTTTGATGAGACTCTGGGTGCTGCGAAATTCGAACTGGACGGTAAAGAACTTACAGAACAGGAAACATTGAGCAAACTTCATGAGAGTGACCGGAGTTTGCGGAAAAAAGCTCATGCTTCTCTGACCCAGACTTTTCAGGACCTGAGCAGATCTCTTACTTTTATCTTTAATACGCTGCTGGCGGATAAATCAACCAATGATAAACTGAGGGATTATCCAACATGGATCAGTTCCAGAAACCTGGCAAACAAAACGTCTGATGAAACGGTCGATGCCCTGGTCAAATCGGTTACCGGTAAATATGAACTGGTACAGCGCTATTACAGGCTCAAGAAAGAATTGTTGGGTCTCGATGTAATGTATGATTATGACCGTTATGCACCGCTTATAGAAAATGAAGCTACGATTAAATGGGATTCTGCACGTGATATGGTGCTGGACTCCTATAGTGGTTTTCATCCGGAAATGGGAAGCATTGCCAGGAAATTTTTTGACGAGAACTGGATCGATGCTGCGATTTCTACCGGTAAAAGGGGCGGAGCTTACTCGGCTAGTACGGTTCCTTCCGTACATCCGTACGTTTTTATGAATTTTGACGGAAAGATCAGGGATGTGCAGACTCTGGCTCATGAACTTGGACATGGAGTCCACCAGTTCCTGTCAAGACAACAAGGAGTCCTGCAGGCCTCCACTCCTTTGACAACCGCTGAAACAGCTTCTGTTTTCGGAGAGATGCTGGTATTCCAGAAACTTCTCAAAGAACTGGATGACCCTAAGGAAAAACTGGGGTTGCTGGTTGGTAAGATCGATGACACGATCGCCACGGTATTCCGTCAGATCTCAATGAATCGGTTCGAGCATGCTATGCATACCGCCCGAAGGGAAGAGGGGGAGCTGACAAAAGAACGATTCTCCGAATTGTGGATGGAGCAACAACGAGCACTATACGGTGATTCAGTTGAACTGACTGATGAATATGGTATTTGGTGGAGCTATATTCCGCATTTCCTTCATACACCCGGGTACGTATATGCCTATGCATTCGGTGAGTTACTGGTGCTGGCCCTGTATGAAGAATATAAATCACGCCCAGAAGGTTTTGCTGACCGGTATATGGGTCTTCTGAGCGCAGGGGGCAGTGAATGGCCTGATAAGCTGGTAGGTAGAATGGGACTGGATATTACCAAACCGGACTTCTGGGATCAGGGGCTCAGGTCCTTCGAAGCCATGGTGGATGAGGCTGAAAAAATGGCTGAATTGGTCGGCTGA
- a CDS encoding DUF5689 domain-containing protein, translating into MIRTVYSSFIVLLLLIMPSLTHAQLAENFESGTKSSYSGASVELNTGTWYFDGALLGDLGNDKKNGSKAARLDLRSGNRGQIYMLFDKPDGVSKVTFEYANYGSDAGGRIQVRYSTDSGANWINVGDEFIATSQLQTGELDINVNSKVRLRFEMKAGDRVNIDDVILYDYIVPEADPTIDVFADNELQADGGTLTMPSTQAGSVTDRTIRIRNRGEDTLFVNNVSVAGSVFSISTLENDALAFNESTELTLTFSPEAVDQYQGSLTINSNAVNAPEYNINLSAEGVAEGAIIPIADARQQDFGTRVTVAGRVTVGNEFEGPLFMQDETAGIAVFFPALHETAFIGDSVIVSGPLTEFNPISGPEGDFLTQIAATDSDPDVSYTIVQANPKEVTPKVITLQQMNSGDYEGQLVLIQNVEFLDAGSFQGNTNYDIADASGNGFIRIDNSTNIVGAAAPTEPVNVIGVVDQFNGDYQLKPRFVDDLGVSEITYPGDEISKDQTLEVVTWNIEWFGSAANDPADDNLQLQNVKTVINTIDADIYAFQEISNSSLFQQLISELDGYGGFQANFSQTQKTAYLFKRATIDSLDSGLITTGMQQSDWANGRYPLMFRFITNISGIQEEIYSFNIHAKAFDDLDSYDQRLNASAQLKTYLDNQHPDDQVFFIGDYNDEVTTSITAGQDSPYKNFLDDQEYTILTESLESSGFESQSSGSFIDHISVTSELMGDYFEGTERVENPSYIGSYLSTTSDHFPVWVRFDLGLILSNEDGEEGIPEKIDLEQNYPNPFNPTTLIRYNLDQAAEVNLEVFDVMGRKVATLVDQPQNAGRQQVQFDASGLASGVYIYRLSTSGGAILTRKMTLIK; encoded by the coding sequence ATGATTCGAACAGTTTATTCTTCCTTTATTGTATTGTTATTATTGATAATGCCGAGCTTGACTCACGCTCAGTTAGCCGAAAATTTCGAGAGTGGAACAAAGAGCTCTTATTCCGGCGCCAGTGTTGAATTAAATACCGGTACCTGGTATTTCGATGGGGCTCTGCTGGGAGATCTGGGAAATGATAAGAAGAACGGTTCGAAAGCAGCCCGGCTTGATCTGCGTTCAGGAAACAGAGGGCAGATATATATGCTTTTCGATAAACCCGATGGGGTTAGTAAGGTCACTTTTGAATACGCCAATTACGGTAGTGATGCCGGAGGCCGGATTCAGGTACGTTATTCAACCGATAGCGGAGCAAACTGGATTAATGTTGGGGACGAATTTATTGCAACTTCTCAACTGCAGACCGGAGAACTCGATATCAATGTGAATTCTAAAGTAAGGCTTCGGTTCGAAATGAAAGCCGGTGACCGGGTAAATATAGATGACGTTATCCTTTATGATTATATAGTACCTGAAGCTGATCCGACTATAGATGTATTTGCGGATAATGAACTACAGGCCGATGGCGGTACTCTGACAATGCCTTCCACTCAGGCAGGATCAGTAACCGACCGGACTATTCGGATCCGAAATCGCGGAGAAGACACCCTTTTTGTTAATAATGTAAGCGTAGCAGGTTCGGTATTTAGTATCAGTACTCTGGAAAATGACGCCCTGGCATTTAATGAATCTACAGAACTGACGCTTACCTTCAGTCCGGAGGCTGTGGATCAGTACCAGGGAAGTCTGACGATCAACAGTAATGCTGTTAATGCTCCGGAATACAATATCAATCTTTCCGCTGAAGGAGTGGCTGAGGGCGCAATTATACCCATAGCTGATGCCAGGCAGCAGGATTTTGGTACCCGTGTAACGGTAGCAGGGCGGGTTACAGTTGGAAATGAATTTGAAGGTCCGCTGTTTATGCAGGATGAAACCGCTGGTATTGCGGTCTTCTTTCCAGCACTTCATGAAACGGCTTTTATTGGTGATTCAGTGATCGTATCCGGACCACTGACCGAATTCAATCCGATTTCAGGTCCTGAAGGTGACTTCCTTACCCAGATCGCTGCTACCGATTCAGATCCTGATGTTTCTTATACCATAGTGCAGGCTAATCCAAAAGAAGTTACTCCAAAGGTGATCACTCTTCAGCAAATGAACTCTGGAGACTATGAAGGGCAGCTGGTCCTTATACAAAACGTAGAGTTTCTGGATGCCGGTTCATTTCAGGGTAACACGAATTATGATATTGCAGATGCTTCCGGAAACGGATTCATCCGTATAGATAACAGCACTAATATTGTGGGTGCTGCAGCGCCGACCGAGCCGGTGAATGTGATCGGTGTTGTTGATCAGTTTAACGGTGATTACCAGCTTAAACCACGTTTTGTGGATGATCTGGGAGTAAGCGAAATTACATACCCGGGAGATGAGATCTCCAAAGACCAGACACTTGAAGTGGTTACCTGGAATATTGAATGGTTTGGCTCTGCTGCAAATGATCCGGCTGATGACAACCTTCAGCTGCAGAACGTTAAAACAGTGATCAATACCATAGATGCGGATATTTATGCTTTTCAGGAGATCTCCAACAGTAGTCTGTTCCAGCAACTGATCTCAGAACTGGATGGTTATGGGGGATTTCAGGCTAATTTTTCTCAGACTCAGAAAACAGCTTATTTGTTTAAAAGAGCTACCATTGATTCTTTGGATTCAGGTCTAATCACTACAGGGATGCAGCAAAGTGACTGGGCAAATGGAAGGTATCCTCTGATGTTCCGCTTCATAACTAATATCAGTGGCATACAGGAAGAGATCTACAGCTTCAATATCCATGCAAAAGCTTTTGATGACCTTGATTCCTATGATCAGCGACTGAATGCTTCTGCTCAGCTGAAAACATATCTTGATAACCAGCATCCGGATGACCAGGTTTTCTTCATAGGGGACTATAATGATGAAGTTACCACTTCCATTACAGCAGGGCAGGATTCTCCCTATAAGAATTTTCTGGATGATCAGGAATATACCATTCTGACCGAAAGTCTTGAAAGCAGTGGCTTTGAATCCCAGAGTAGTGGTTCATTTATAGATCATATCTCTGTTACCTCAGAGTTGATGGGTGATTACTTCGAGGGAACCGAAAGAGTTGAGAATCCGTCATATATAGGCAGTTATTTAAGCACTACCTCCGACCACTTCCCGGTCTGGGTGCGTTTCGATCTGGGATTGATCTTGTCCAATGAAGATGGGGAAGAGGGAATACCGGAGAAAATCGATCTGGAGCAGAACTACCCTAATCCCTTTAATCCCACAACCCTGATCAGATACAATCTGGATCAGGCTGCTGAAGTGAACCTGGAAGTTTTTGATGTCATGGGCAGAAAAGTTGCTACACTGGTTGACCAGCCACAAAATGCCGGCCGGCAACAGGTGCAGTTTGATGCTTCAGGGCTGGCAAGTGGAGTTTATATTTATCGTCTGAGTACTTCCGGTGGTGCTATTCTCACAAGAAAAATGACCCTTATCAAATAA